The following coding sequences are from one Neovison vison isolate M4711 chromosome X, ASM_NN_V1, whole genome shotgun sequence window:
- the LOC122897051 gene encoding 60S ribosomal protein L30-like — protein sequence MVATKKTKKSLELINSRLQLIMKSGKYVLGYKQTLKMIIHGKVKLVILAKNCLTLRKSEVEYYAMLAKTGVHHYSGNSIELGTACGKYYRVCMLAIIDPGDSDIIRNMPEQTGEK from the coding sequence ATGGTGGCCACAAAGAAGACGAAAAAGTCGCTGGAGTTGATCAACTCCAGGCTCCAGCTCATTATGAAAAGTGGAAAATATGTGCTGGGGTACAAGCAGACTCTGAAAATGATCATACATGGCAAAGTGAAGCTGGTCATCCTCGCCAAAAACTGCCTGACCTTGAGGAAATCTGAAGTAGAATACTATGCCATGTTGGCCAAAACTGGTGTCCATCACTACAGTGGCAATAGTATTGAATTAGGCACAGCATGTGGGAAATACTACAGAGTATGCATGCTGGCTATCATTgatccaggtgattctgatatcaTTAGAAACATGCCAGAACAGACTGGTGAAAAGTAA